The nucleotide window GCCTCGACCTTGTGCGCATAGGCGGCGAGGCCGGAGTCCGCGCCGCGATGCACGCGACTCAGGTGGGCGTCGACGGCCAGGCCCGCGCTCATCCCGGTGTAGAGGGCGGTGAGGACGCCCTGGGAGGAGAGCGGGTCGAAGGCGATCGCCGCGTCCCCGGCGGCGGTCCAGCCGTCCCCGTACACCCGGTCCAGGTGCGCTGTGTGCGCGGCGGCCCGGCGTGGCGCGACCGGTGGCGTGGGCGGGGGCCCGTGCCGGTGGGTCCACCGGGACACGTGCTGGGTGGCCGACAACCGTTGGTGGAAGTGGCGCGCGGTGTACGGGGCGGCGGACAGGTCGGTGTCGGTGAAGTAGGCGACCAGGCGCCCGCCGGAGGGCTGTGGGGCGGTGTACCACCAGCCGTCCTCGTCGGATTCGACGAGGGAACGGCGGTCGGTGTCCCGCGGGTCCGGCTCCAGGGGTGCGTACAGGGCTGTGAGCCGGTCCCGGACCCGCCGCCGGGCCCCGCACCGGACGGCGATCGCGGCGGGGCGGCCGGTGGCGTCGATCACCCAGCGGCAGGACACCGTGCGCTCGCCACCGGCCCCGGGAGCGTCGGCGGGGCCCGTCTCGCCGCGCAGGGTCAGCGTCCAACCGCCGTCCGGCCGCCGGGCCGTGCCGCGTACGGCTGTGCCCTCGGCTACCTCGGCTCCCGCCGCTCGGGAGGCTTCGCGCAGTCGCCGGTCGAAGAGCCGCCGGTCGAGATGCCAGCCGTGGCCGTGCGGATCGTTGATGAAGTCCACGGCGTGCAAGTCGGCCGAACCCCACGCCGAAACATTGCCGTAGCAGGGCAGATGCCCGGACCCGAGGACACGGTCGGCGACGCCGAGGTCGCCGAGCAGGACCCGCGCGGCGGGTACGAGCGTCTCACCGATCTTCGGTGGCCCGGTGCCGGCGTCCACCAGCAGAATCGTACGGCCGGCCCGGGCGAGTGCGAGGGCGGCGGCGGAGCCGGCCGGGCCGCCGCCCGCCACCACCACGTCGTACGTTTCTGCGGGTTCCGCGCCAGGGGCCAGTGCGGGGCTCACCGCTCCTCGTGGAAGGGGTCGAGCCTTTCGAGGTATCCGGCGGCGATCTCCTCCGGAAGGTAGCCGGTCGCCTCCGCCGCCTCGCTGACCGCCTGTGCCACATGGTCGGCCTCGACGGCTTCGGGGGCGAGCCCGTCGGCCGGCCGGATTCCGCGTGCGGCGGCCAGCAGGGCCGGACCTGCCTCGGGCACGTGCAGGTTGACGAGGTTCGCCGTGTCCGGTGCCTGGTCGAGCGGTGCTGCCGGGCGCGACTCCACCTGGATCCGTGCGGGGAACTTGCCGTCGCCCACGGTGTAGTCGCGCGTCTCGACGATGCCGAGCTTCGACCAGTCCGTGATCATCTGTGTGCGTTGCTGGTTCATGGTGCCGGTGAGGCCGCGCAGCCAGGTCGCCCGCCGCTCGAACGCCTCCTCCCGGGCGCTGTCGTCACCGCCGACCGACGGTGTGTTGACCTTCTCGAAGTCGTCCAGCTTCAGCACATGGTTCGGCACCTGGGCAGGCCAGAAGGTCGGCAGGTACGGGCTGTAGCGGGGGCCGAGGTTGGCCAGCACCTCGTAGCCTGAGCGGCAGCTCGCGGTGTCCGCCTGCCAGGGGGCGGCCATCCAGCGGGTGAGGTCGCCGGGGCCTTGTGCGAACAACGGGCCGTTCGCGGCGGTCGCCTCCTGCGGGGTGAGGGTGGGCCCGAAGTCGGGTTCCGCGGTGTTCGGGGCGCGGTGCTTGATGCGGAACGGCGCGCTGAACATGCTCGGGGTCCTGATCGGCCAGGTGACCTCGCACCCCGGGTGGAACGCGTCGGCGGCGCAGTTCTCCAGGGCCGCCCGGTCCAGCAGCCCCGGTTGCTCGGCTACAGGGGCGTCGTCCACGGTCGGTCGGGGCGGTCGCAGCGGTCCGGCCTGGAACGCGCCGTCCGCCCAACGACTCAGCATCCAGTCCTGGGTCGGGGACAGTTTGCTGTGCTGGCGCACGGACTTGGGCTTGCTGGCCATGGCGTCGCCGTAGAGCCACGGCCACGGCAGCGGGGACGTTCCGTCGCGGTCGTAGTCGCGCAGGGAGACGTAGATCTGGCGGCGCAGTTCCCGGTTCCGTTTGGAGGGATCGGCGAGCCGCTTCCGCATTGTCGGGGAGAGGAAGAAGTTGGGGCCGTTCCAGCCGAACTGTGTGGCGAAACCCTGGTTGACCCACTGCAGATCGCAGAATCGGCGCAGTATCGGTTCGATATGGTCGGTGAAGGAGATCTGCTGCGGGCGGGTCAGCGAACCGGCCTTGACGAAGACATCGAAAAGCAGGTCGTAGAGAGTGCGGACGGATTTCACACCGGGGGCGTAGTGCGGAGGTCCCACCACGACCCATGCGGGGGTGGCGGTCAGTTCTTTTCCGTCGATACGGACCTTCGCCGTCACCGGGCCGTCGGACACGTCGTCGTACCAGGTGTCGTTGTTCGCGACTCCGGTGATCGGGTTGTTCTTGTAGGAGGCGGAATTTCCCCTTCCGCCGAGCACCACCAGGCGGCCGTCGGATCGGGTGGAGATCTCCCCGAGGTACACCGCCTTTCCCATGATCTTGCCGGAATCGAATTTCTGCGTCTCGGTCATCGAGCCGCGAACGGTGCGAATTCCGGGGTCGTTGACCAACTTCTTCCGGTCGGCGCCCACGACGTCGGCGTTTCGCCGACCGTATTGCTCCGGCGCGAGCGTCTTGCCCTCGGGGATGTCGAGCGGCACATGGAACTGGTACCAAGCTGCCTTCTTGTTGGCCAGGTGCACGGTCCACTGGATCTCGGAAACACCCGCGTCGCCCGGCTTCAGCTCCCGTACGACCTCCCCTGCGGCGTTGTAGCCGTACACCCGGAATCGCGCGGCCTGCCTCCGGATCGCCCCGGAACCATCCTTGTACGAGCCGTGGTCCTCGGGTTTCTGGTCCGGTGATTCCGGGCCGATGAAGGGTGTTTCCCTGCTGTTGCCGACCCGGGCGACACCAATGGCAGGGTGAATTTTCACCTGCACTATTTTACCGTCCATCGAAGAGCCTTCCGTTGTGGGGCAGCCGGGTCCGATCTTAAACGTAAGATCTTGCGATTTCGGCCGAACATCGGAACTGCCGAATGGCTGTACGGATGCATCCTGGGGTGTCAAGGTCGCGCTCCGGGCGAACAGGGCGGGGGCGGAGGACCGGCAGTCGTCCCGCACTCCGCGCTGGCAATGTTTCCCGCTGCTGCTCGCGGCACGGTTTCTGACGGCGCTCGCGACCGGGGCGTTCTGGGCGGTGGCCAATGTGGTGGCGGTGGCGGCAGGGGTCGCCGGGCCCGCCGCGAGCTCCCGTGCCCTGGGCGTCGTGGGTTCCGGTGCCATGCTCGCCAACGTCGTCGGGGTGCCGCTCGGTGCTTTCACCGGGCACCTCATGGGCTGGCGAGGACCCTTCTGGGCGCTTGCGGCCCTTACGACGGCCGCTACGGCGCTGATGGCCCGCTACGTCCCGCACGACGGCACCGGTCGGCAGGCGGTGTCGATCCGGTCCGAGCTGTCGGCCTTGCGCTCCAGTGGGCTCTGGCTGGCGCTGGCCGCCTGCGCGACCACGACCGGCGGGGTCCTGTCGACGTACTCCTACATCGCGACCCTTGCTGACCGACCGGACCGGCCTCGCCGCCGGTCTCGTGCCGCTGGTGCTCGTCGGCTTCGGCGTCGGCGCCCTGGTGGGCTCCCTCGTCGGCGGCCGTCTCGGCGACGCCCGCCCGCACGCGACCACGATCGTGGCGGCGACGGCCACCGTCCTGCTGCTGGCGCTGTGCCTGCTGTCCGGCTTCGCCGCGCCGATCGTTGTGCTGGTCACGTTGCTGGGGCTGTTCGGGCTCGGCGCCAACCCGGTGCTGATCTCCCTGGCAGTACGCTTCGCGGGCCAGGCGCCCACCCTGGGCTCCGGCCTCACCGTCTCGGCATTCAACTTCGGTACGGCGGCCGGTTCCTGGATCGCCGGGTCCGCCCTCGACTCGTCGCTCGGGGCCACCGGTCCCGCCGTGGTCGGCACCGTCATCGCCGCGCTGACCCTGTTCCCCCACGATCACCCTCGCGATCGCCCAGAGGCGACGTCGTTCCGCGGCGATCGTCGGCTGGAGCACGCGATCGTCGGCTGGAGCACGTGATCCCGAGTGACGGCGCGGCACCCAGCACGCCGTCGTCCAGTACCTGCGGCGATGTTCCCCCTTCCTCCCAGGGCGCCGCTCAGTCCGACTGAACTGATCCGTCTTGACGCGAGGGCTGTGCCCCTCGAGCTCCCTGAACCTGACCCTGTTTCTCCCTCCACCGGATCCAGCGAGTCCGCAACGCCGGGCCGAAGGAAGCCAGTGCTGCGAGGGCGTCACCTGGCAAGTCACAGACCACAGATCACCATCAGCCACACCCGGTCCTCCCCGGCCACCGACGTTCTCAGGAACTCACCATGACGACCTTCGCCCTCATCGGCGCCGGACCCGGCCTCGGGCTCGCCACCGCCCGCCGCTTCGGAACCGCCGGACACACCGTCGCCCTCATCTCCCGCAGCGCCCAGAACCTGCAGGAAATAGCAGGAGGACTGACCCGCGACGGCATCCAGGCCCGCGGATTCGCCGCCGACGTCCTGGCCCCCACGTCCCTCACCACTGCCCTCCGTGCAGCAGCCGACACCCTGGGCCCCATCGAGATCCTCCAGTACAGCCCCGTGCCCCGCGCCGACTTCATGAAGCCGGTCCTCGACACGAGCCCCGACGACCTCGACGCCCCACTCGCCTTCTCCATCAAGGGCCCCGTCATCGCGGTGAACACCGTCCTGCCCGGCATGCGCGAACTCGGCCGCGGCACCCTGCTGTTCGTCAACGGCTCCAGCGCCGTCCGCCCCAACCCGAACGTCGCCGGTACCTCCATCGCCTTCGCCGCCGAAAGCGCCTACGCCCACATGCTCCACGACGCCCTCGCCCCGCAGAACATCCACGCCGCCCAACTGATCATCCCCGGCGCCATCCGCCCAGACGCCGAACACAGCAGCCCCGAGGCCCTCGCCGGGCGCCTGTACGACATCCACCTCAATCGCGACACTTTCCGCCACTACGCCGAGCCCCTGCCCGGCTGAGGAAACCTGCACGCCCCCATGACCCCATGACGCCAGCCACCCTCCGTGCCACAGCGGACGTCGACGCGCACGGCGCCACCGGACGTATGCATGGCGCGATGCCGTGCGACACCCCGCCGAGCAAGCAGCCGTGCGACTGCCGCACCATGCGGCAGTCGCACGCCACCCTCAAAGAGAAGGGCCCCGCATGTCCCCCCGGGTATACAGCCGGTCCCGCAAACTGCCCTTCGTCGTGTGGGTGCCGGCTGTCGGCACGTTCCTCACGGGCAGCACCGAGTTCGTCGTGGCCGGTCTGCTGCCCGAGGTCGCTGACGATCTGAGCGTCAACGTGCCCCCAGCCGGCCTGCTGATCACAGCGTTCGCCGCAGGCATGATCGCCGGTCCTCCGGTGATGGCGATCGCGACGCTGCGCCTGCCGCGGCGCTCCACGCTGGTTCTCGCACTCGTCGTTTCGCCCTCGGCCATGTAATCGCCGCGCTGAGCTCGAACTTCGCCATCGTGCTCGTTTCCCGCGTGGTGACCGCTCTGGCCACGGGCGCCTTCTGGTGTGTGGCCACGGTCGTGGCGGCCACCGCGGCAGGGCCGACGGCGACGTCACGCGCCCTGGGCCTGCTGATGGGGGGTCTAACGGTGGCGAACGTCGTCGGGGTCCCCCTGGGTTCGTGGCTGGGGCAGGTGTCGGACTGGCGTGGGCCGTTCTGGGTGCTGGCCGTGTTGTCGGCCTGTGCCGCGGCAGTCATCGGCCGGTTCGTCCCTCCCGAGCCGCGACGGCAACCACCTTCCGTCCGGGCCGAGTTCGCCGCGCTGCGGCAGCGGCGGGTCTGGCTGGTGCTCGGCTTCATCGCCCTGCTCATGGGCGGTGTCCTGGCGACCTACAGCTACATCTCACCCTTGCTCACCGAGCGCGCCGGCGTCCCTGCCGGAGCCGTCCCCCTGGTCCTGGCCGTCTACGGGAAGAGCGCCGTACTGGGCACCGCAGTCGGCGCGCGCGTGGGCGACGACCGGCCCCTGGCCACGATGATCGCCTCGGCCGCCACGACCACGCTGATCCTTTGTCTACTGGTGTTCTTCTCCACCAGCCCCGCGGTGACCGTGACCCTCCTGGGAATCACCGGCTTCGCGGCGACCCCGGTGCTCGGCGCGCTCGTCGTGCGCTTCGCCGGTTCCGCGCCCACCCTCGCCTCCGCACTGAGCAGCGCGTCGTCCAACATAGGCGTCACCATCGGCTCCTGGGCGGCAGGCATAGCCCTGGCCTCGTCCCTGCAGGAGGCCGGCCCTCCCCTGGTCGGCACGGTGGCGGCCGCACTGACCGCCGTACCGCTGACCGCGCTGGAGTGACGTAACACACCAGGAATCAGCCTTTATGAGGATGTGCTTACTGAAGCCAGGAGTCAGGCCTGCGGCAGCAATAGGCCCCGCTTCCACCCGATGCCTGATCCCCGCCTTCTGGTTCAGTCCTGAGCAAGAGTCGCGCGGGCATCGCCCGCGGAGCGCCGTACTGCGGTGTCGGTCAGTTTCTTGACCCTGTCTGCGGGTACCGGGAGGCCCGGGGTCTCGGAGAACCAGCGCCACTTCTCCGCGTCGGTCAGCCCCGCGGGCTGTGCGGGCAGGTACGGCTGAACGTAGACGGGGGTGCCCGGCTCGCTGCGCCAGCTGTCGGCGAGGCTTCCGGTGTCCACGGCGTCGTAACCCAGCGCGTCCAGAAGCTCAGCCACCTGCGCCTTGGCGGTCGCGTCGTCGCCTGCGACGGGCAGCGCACTGCGGTCGTCGGCGCCGACGGGCCGGGCGGACCTGAACAGGCGGACGAAGTCGATGTTGTTGATGGCTTTGACCACCTGGGAGTCGGCCAGGTGCCGCTGGACCAGGGCGCTGGAGGTCTGCTCGCCGGCGTCGAGCTCGGCGATCCGGTCGTCGCGCTCGGGGTAGTAGTTCATGGTGTCGATGACGGTCTTGCCGGCCAGGGCTGCGGCGGGGAGCTGCTGGTAGGTGTTCAGCGGAACGGTCGCCACGACCAGGTCGCCGGCCTCTGCAGCCTCCGTGGGTGTGGCCGCGCGTGCGTGCTCGCCGAGTTCGGCGACAAGGTCGGTGAGGGTCTCGGGGCCGCGGGAGTTGCTCAGTACGACATTCAGGCCGGCGGCGACGGCTAGACGGGCCAGTGCGCTGCCGATGTTGCCGGCGCCGATGAGTCCGAGGGTCTTGGCCATGGCTCATGTCTCCATTTCGGTGGGTAGAAGTGGGAATCGCGATGTGAGATTTCGGCTGCGCGGGCTCACGCCTCTGCCGTGGGCCACGGCTGACAACTGATCCAGGCGGCGCCGTCGGGGAAGAGGACGGCGACGGCGAGATCGGCGGGTTTTCCCCTGGTGTGTCTGCGGGCGTACTGCGGTGCCATGGCCTGCAACTGCCGACGGTCGTGCTGTGGCTGGGTCTCGGCCACGGTCAGGTCTGCTTGCGGTCGGACGTGTTGACGATGACACCACTGTCCTGCCCCAACCGGCGCGGCAGGGTTCGCGTCGTGAGGACCGCTGCCGCCCCGCCAGGTCCAGCGCCCGCAGGTCGCTGTCGCGGCCGAGGGGTGATGCGCAGAGATCGACTCCGGCGTCACTGCTGCTCGGCCGGCGCCTGGACCGAGCCTCGTCACTGATGTCGAACTCGACGGCGATCGCGGACGACAGTCTCCTGTCGGCCCCGCTGACGGTCGCCGCTGGCGCGACGTTGGTGTCGTGACAACGACCGCGGCCCCCTCCTCGGCGAGCCGCTCGGCCGTGGTCGGCCGATACCAGGCACGCCGTCAGCAATGACGCTCCTCTCGGCCTGCAGACGCCCCATGGTTCTCCCCCTCGCTGCACTGAAGCGCCATTTTTGAACCATTGGCTTCTTGATGAAACTTGGTGTCACATTGAGAACTGTAGCTCATTATTGCGGGTTGAGTTCAAGGGTGAGGTAGGATCGCGGGGTGACTGGAGCAGCACGTACGAGCACGAGAGACATCGCGCGGGCCGCCATCCGGTCGGAGCTGGCCCACGTGGCCTTCGACCTGTTCCGCCGTGAGGGCTTCGAGAAGGTCACCGTCAACGACCTGGCCGCGGCCGCCGGAGTGTCCCGCAGCACTTTCCTGCGCTACTTCGGCAGCAAGGAGGATGCCGTCCTCGGCGCCGTTGACGCTCAGGGCGAGCAGATCGCCGATGCCGTACGGGCCCGGCCAGCCGACGAGGACGACTGGACGGCATTGCGGCGCGCACTGGACATCGTCATCAGGCCCCACCGCCAGGACACGGACGGCGCACTCGCAATGTCCCAGCTGATCATGCAGACGCCCGCACTGTGTGCCCGCAGCCAGGAGAAGCAGAACGGCTGGCGCCCCGCCATCGCACAGGCGCTCGCCGAACGCGACGACCCGGCGCGGCCTCCCACCCTGGGCCCTCTGGTGCGCGCCGCCGCCGCGGTGGATTGTCTGAACATCGCGGTCAACCACTGGACCGCCTCCGACGGCCGCTGCGACCTCGACGACCTGCTCGACGAAGCCTTCGCCGCACTCGCCCCGCGCTGAACAAGACGGATCGGATCGGAGGACCGGAGTCGCACGCACGGACGGCGCCCCACTCGATGCCGTGGTGCGCGCCGCCGATTGGTCGATCAGCCGGCGGATGACAGCGGGCGGCTCGAGGTTGCAAGAACGGTCGATGCGGGCGGCCGTCGACGGGCCTTCCGGACCCACGACCGACGCGCGTGCGGGCCGCGACAGCCAGCGCCGCAGCAACCGCCCCACAGTTCGGAGGTAAGACCCTGGCGCGCCACTCCCCGGCGGGCACCGGCCCGCCTGCACCGACAGCGCACGGGCCATAGCCGGAGCCCGCCTTGTCGGCAGACGCGTTCGGAGCCATCGTGGGCTATGACACTTACGACAAAACGGTCAGGATGATCACCATGGGTGTCACATTCGATCGGCTCGTTTGATGAACGGCTCGATACGCTCTGCCGTGTCCTGGCCCGTCGCGTTCCCACGCTGGAAGCTCTTTGCGACACGGTCCTGGAGACACTGCGGACCGAGTCCCGGGCCGATGACATAGCACTGCTCATCGCTCGCACCCGGGCCCTCCACCAGGACCATGTCGCCTCCTGGGAGATCCCCGGTGATCCGGCTGCCGTAGCCGAGGCTCGCAAGCGTGCCTCCGACTGCCTCACGGCATGGGGGCTGCAGGAGTCCGCCTTCGTGACCGAGCTGGTGGTCAGCGAACTGGTCACCAACGCCATCCGTCACGCCGCCGACCCGATACGGCTCCGGCTGATCAAGGACCAGTCGCTGATCTGCGAAGTCTCCGACGGCAGCAGTACGAGCCCGCATCTGCGCCGGGCACGCCTGTCCGACGAGGGCGGCCGGGGCCTTTTCCTTGTCGCCGAGTGCACCGAACGCTGGGGCACTCGCCACACCCACGACGGCAAGATCATCTGGGCCGAGCAGCGTCTCGTGCCCTCCCCCGTATGAACGGGATTCAGTGCACAGACGTGAGCTGTTGCATCAGCCTACGTACCGGCACGCCAGATTTCAGCGAGGCATGTGCGCCTCGCCTGTCTGACGAGTGGAGGCACTCCTGCCACCAGGGCGACACCATGGCAATGGCCTGTTGCGGGTCGAGGCGCATGTCCATGGCCGGCCGCATTGGTCCCGCCAGGTAGGTGACCGCATCACCCAGCGTCATCACACCATCGGCCCCGACGAAGCTGCGGCCGTTGCCGCAGCGGGCGGTTGGTCGGAGAGCTGGCCGTCCTGGACTCCCCACATGCGCACCGCCCCGCACGGCGGGGAGCAGCCCGCAACCAACCCCCCGCCGCCCCGGCCTCCCCGGAAAGACGACCTCGCCCTGTCCGGGAAGA belongs to Streptomyces graminofaciens and includes:
- a CDS encoding NAD(P)/FAD-dependent oxidoreductase, with the translated sequence MSPALAPGAEPAETYDVVVAGGGPAGSAAALALARAGRTILLVDAGTGPPKIGETLVPAARVLLGDLGVADRVLGSGHLPCYGNVSAWGSADLHAVDFINDPHGHGWHLDRRLFDRRLREASRAAGAEVAEGTAVRGTARRPDGGWTLTLRGETGPADAPGAGGERTVSCRWVIDATGRPAAIAVRCGARRRVRDRLTALYAPLEPDPRDTDRRSLVESDEDGWWYTAPQPSGGRLVAYFTDTDLSAAPYTARHFHQRLSATQHVSRWTHRHGPPPTPPVAPRRAAAHTAHLDRVYGDGWTAAGDAAIAFDPLSSQGVLTALYTGMSAGLAVDAHLSRVHRGADSGLAAYAHKVEAARTAYLRGHRLIHAQEARWIHRTFWARRLADLPNSPF
- a CDS encoding LodA/GoxA family CTQ-dependent oxidase, which encodes MDGKIVQVKIHPAIGVARVGNSRETPFIGPESPDQKPEDHGSYKDGSGAIRRQAARFRVYGYNAAGEVVRELKPGDAGVSEIQWTVHLANKKAAWYQFHVPLDIPEGKTLAPEQYGRRNADVVGADRKKLVNDPGIRTVRGSMTETQKFDSGKIMGKAVYLGEISTRSDGRLVVLGGRGNSASYKNNPITGVANNDTWYDDVSDGPVTAKVRIDGKELTATPAWVVVGPPHYAPGVKSVRTLYDLLFDVFVKAGSLTRPQQISFTDHIEPILRRFCDLQWVNQGFATQFGWNGPNFFLSPTMRKRLADPSKRNRELRRQIYVSLRDYDRDGTSPLPWPWLYGDAMASKPKSVRQHSKLSPTQDWMLSRWADGAFQAGPLRPPRPTVDDAPVAEQPGLLDRAALENCAADAFHPGCEVTWPIRTPSMFSAPFRIKHRAPNTAEPDFGPTLTPQEATAANGPLFAQGPGDLTRWMAAPWQADTASCRSGYEVLANLGPRYSPYLPTFWPAQVPNHVLKLDDFEKVNTPSVGGDDSAREEAFERRATWLRGLTGTMNQQRTQMITDWSKLGIVETRDYTVGDGKFPARIQVESRPAAPLDQAPDTANLVNLHVPEAGPALLAAARGIRPADGLAPEAVEADHVAQAVSEAAEATGYLPEEIAAGYLERLDPFHEER
- a CDS encoding MFS transporter, producing MLTDRTGLAAGLVPLVLVGFGVGALVGSLVGGRLGDARPHATTIVAATATVLLLALCLLSGFAAPIVVLVTLLGLFGLGANPVLISLAVRFAGQAPTLGSGLTVSAFNFGTAAGSWIAGSALDSSLGATGPAVVGTVIAALTLFPHDHPRDRPEATSFRGDRRLEHAIVGWST
- a CDS encoding SDR family NAD(P)-dependent oxidoreductase, which produces MTTFALIGAGPGLGLATARRFGTAGHTVALISRSAQNLQEIAGGLTRDGIQARGFAADVLAPTSLTTALRAAADTLGPIEILQYSPVPRADFMKPVLDTSPDDLDAPLAFSIKGPVIAVNTVLPGMRELGRGTLLFVNGSSAVRPNPNVAGTSIAFAAESAYAHMLHDALAPQNIHAAQLIIPGAIRPDAEHSSPEALAGRLYDIHLNRDTFRHYAEPLPG
- a CDS encoding MFS transporter, with protein sequence MSPRVYSRSRKLPFVVWVPAVGTFLTGSTEFVVAGLLPEVADDLSVNVPPAGLLITAFAAGMIAGPPVMAIATLRLPRRSTLVLALVVSPSAM
- a CDS encoding MFS transporter; translation: MLVSRVVTALATGAFWCVATVVAATAAGPTATSRALGLLMGGLTVANVVGVPLGSWLGQVSDWRGPFWVLAVLSACAAAVIGRFVPPEPRRQPPSVRAEFAALRQRRVWLVLGFIALLMGGVLATYSYISPLLTERAGVPAGAVPLVLAVYGKSAVLGTAVGARVGDDRPLATMIASAATTTLILCLLVFFSTSPAVTVTLLGITGFAATPVLGALVVRFAGSAPTLASALSSASSNIGVTIGSWAAGIALASSLQEAGPPLVGTVAAALTAVPLTALE
- a CDS encoding NADPH-dependent F420 reductase, yielding MAKTLGLIGAGNIGSALARLAVAAGLNVVLSNSRGPETLTDLVAELGEHARAATPTEAAEAGDLVVATVPLNTYQQLPAAALAGKTVIDTMNYYPERDDRIAELDAGEQTSSALVQRHLADSQVVKAINNIDFVRLFRSARPVGADDRSALPVAGDDATAKAQVAELLDALGYDAVDTGSLADSWRSEPGTPVYVQPYLPAQPAGLTDAEKWRWFSETPGLPVPADRVKKLTDTAVRRSAGDARATLAQD
- a CDS encoding TetR/AcrR family transcriptional regulator → MTGAARTSTRDIARAAIRSELAHVAFDLFRREGFEKVTVNDLAAAAGVSRSTFLRYFGSKEDAVLGAVDAQGEQIADAVRARPADEDDWTALRRALDIVIRPHRQDTDGALAMSQLIMQTPALCARSQEKQNGWRPAIAQALAERDDPARPPTLGPLVRAAAAVDCLNIAVNHWTASDGRCDLDDLLDEAFAALAPR